CGTCGTCGAGCCGCCGCAGCAGGGCGGGCGGCTCCGCCAGGTCGTGGACCGGCAGGGTGAGCAGCCCGTCGGCGGCCCGCACGCCGAGGACGGCCTCGGCCTTGTCCAGGTCGCCGGCGTGCAGCGGCCTGACGTCGAGCCGGTGGCCGCCCGCCAGCGACTTGAGCTGCGCGGGCGTGCCCGAGGCCGCCACCCGGCCCCGGTCGATGACGAGCAGGTCGTCGGCGAGCTGGTCGGCCTCCTCCAGGTACTGGGTGGTCAGCAGCACGGTCACGCCGTCGGCGGTCAGCTCCCTGACCACCTCCCACAGCTCGCCGCGCGCGTTCGGGTCCAGGCCGGTGGTGGGCTCGTCGAGGAACAGGATCCGCGGCCTGGAGACCAGGCTCACGGCCAGGTCCAGGCGGCGGCGCATGCCGCCCGAGTAGCCGCCCGCCCGCCGCCCCGCGGCCTCCTCCAGGCCGAACCTGGCCAGCAGCTCCTTGGCCCTGGCCGTGGCCGCCGCCCTGGACAGGCCCAGCAGGCGGCCGATCAGCATGAGGTTCTGGGTGCCGGTGAGCTGCTCGTCCACGGAGGCGTACTGGCCGGTCAGGCCGATCAGCTCCCGGACCTCGGCGGGGTGGCGGGTCACGTCGTGCCCGCCGACCACGGCCCGCCCGGCGTCGGGGGCGGTCAGGGTGGCGAGGATGCGGACGGCGGTGGTCTTGCCGGCGCCGTTGGGGCCCAGGACGCCGAGCACGGTGCCGGCCCCGGCTCTCAGGTCGATGCCGTCGAGGGCGGCCTTGTCGCCGTACCTCTTGGCGAGCCCTTCTGCTTCGATCGCGTAGGTCATGCCAGGAACGGTGCCGGGCCGCCCTGGCATCGGCCTGTCAGAGAGCTGTCAGCGGCATCACGCGGTGCGGCACCACCGTGGACAGCGTGATGACGGTGGTGCTGCGCCGCACCCCGGGGATGGCCAGCATCCGGTCGATGACCTGCTGGAGGTGCTCGTGGTCGCGGCCCGCCAGCCGGCACAGCACGTCGCCGGGACCGGTCACGATGTAGGCCTCCAGCAGCTCGGGGATGGCCTCCAGGGTCGCCGAGATGTGCTCGCGGGCCGCCTGCTCGACCTCCAGCGTGGTGAACGCCTGCACCGGGTGGCCGAGCGCGGCGGGGGAGAGCTCGGGGCCGAAACCGGTGATCACGCCGTCGGCGACCATGCGGTCCAGCCGGGCCTGTACGGTCCCGCGCGCCACCCCGAGCAGCCGGGCGATCTCCAGCAGGCCGCTGCGCGGGCGCTCGGCGACCAGGCGGAGCAGGGCGCGGTCGAGATCGTCGAGACCGTGGCGGCGTGCTGGCATATTCGCCTCCCAAAGAGGTGTTCGGCTGTCAGATCGGCAGTACGTAAGGGGCACTGTTGTCAGATCCGGCACCCGGGTCGAGACTTGCGATCTTATGGAGCACCGGCACCCGTTCGTTCCCTACAAGCCCGAGCG
The nucleotide sequence above comes from Nonomuraea gerenzanensis. Encoded proteins:
- a CDS encoding ATP-binding cassette domain-containing protein, translating into MTYAIEAEGLAKRYGDKAALDGIDLRAGAGTVLGVLGPNGAGKTTAVRILATLTAPDAGRAVVGGHDVTRHPAEVRELIGLTGQYASVDEQLTGTQNLMLIGRLLGLSRAAATARAKELLARFGLEEAAGRRAGGYSGGMRRRLDLAVSLVSRPRILFLDEPTTGLDPNARGELWEVVRELTADGVTVLLTTQYLEEADQLADDLLVIDRGRVAASGTPAQLKSLAGGHRLDVRPLHAGDLDKAEAVLGVRAADGLLTLPVHDLAEPPALLRRLDDAGIVLAEHALRLPSLDDVFHTLTGGSR
- a CDS encoding Lrp/AsnC family transcriptional regulator, which encodes MPARRHGLDDLDRALLRLVAERPRSGLLEIARLLGVARGTVQARLDRMVADGVITGFGPELSPAALGHPVQAFTTLEVEQAAREHISATLEAIPELLEAYIVTGPGDVLCRLAGRDHEHLQQVIDRMLAIPGVRRSTTVITLSTVVPHRVMPLTAL